The Mauremys reevesii isolate NIE-2019 linkage group 1, ASM1616193v1, whole genome shotgun sequence genome has a segment encoding these proteins:
- the LOC120379908 gene encoding olfactory receptor 52R1-like encodes MYVIAILGNFTILFIVKSEQSLHVPMYYFLCMLSVSDLVLCMSTLPKMLSIFWFKSREIDFSACLTQMYFVHCVSLIESGIFVAMGFDRYVAICHPLRHSTILTNPVVAKIGLAIVLRGSIVILPFPLLTRQWPYCRTNVIPQSYCGHMAVVKLACADISVNSYYGLFVLFCVLGLDAIFISMTYVQILRVIFSLPTNDARFKAFGTCGSHLFVILAFYIPGLIFSLMYRFAQNVPLHFQVLFPNVYLFIPPMLNPIIYGVRTKQMWDKLLRLFTHKEA; translated from the coding sequence atgtatgtCATAGCAATCTTGGgaaacttcaccatcctgttcattgtgaagtCGGAGCAGAGCCTCCATGttcccatgtactatttcctctgcatgctgtccGTCAGCGATCTGGTCCTGTGCATGTCCACCCTGCCCAAAATGTTGAGCATTTTCTGGTTCAAatccagggagatcgatttcagtgcctgcctcacccagatgtacttcgttCATTGCGTCTCATTGATAGAGTCTGGCATCTTTGTGGCCATGGGttttgatcgctacgtggccatctgccatcccctgagacattccacaaTCCTGACAAATCCTGTGGTGGCCAAGATTGGCCTGGCCATTGTGCTGCGTGGCAGCATAGTCATACTACCCTTTCCCTTGCTGACGAgacagtggccatattgcagaaccaacgtCATCCCCCAGTCTTACTGTGGGCATATGGCCGTGGTGAAGTTGGCCTGCGCTGACATCAGCGTCAATAGTTACTATGGCCTTTTTGTGCTTTTCTGTGTGTTGGGTCTGGACGCAATTTTTATTTCCATGACCTATGTCCAGATCCTCAGGgtcatcttcagcctccccacaaacgATGCCCGGTTCAAGGCTTTTGGGACCTGCGGCTCCCATCTCTTTGTCATTTTAGCCTTTTATATCCCAGGTCTCATCTTCTCTCTCATGTATAGATTTGCCCAgaatgtgcccctgcatttccaaGTTCTCTTTCCCAACGTGTACCTCTTTATTccccccatgctaaaccccatcatctatggggtaAGGACCAAACAGATGTGGGACAAgctgctccggctctttactcataaagagGCCTAA